CGAAGATTTGATCAAAGCAGAGAGAACTAGGGAGCCGGTTAGCTAGGTGACAGTAAAGTGTGATGGCCAGGGGAGTGTCCTCGAGTAAGCTGACAGTGATCCATAGAACGAATGCAAAGAAGAGTTAAAGAAGGAAGATAATGGTAGGGAATGATACCAGTTAGGGAATGATAATGGTAACAGCGAGTCTCAGCAGTGAGGTGACAGAGTGAAGCCACGGAAATGGACAGGAGGGGATAGGTGGGTAGAAGAGCCCCTCgggccctccccttccccttccggCTTCCAAGGGCCCAGGAGAGGGCCCCCCCGCTGCAGGCAGAAGCACAAGGAAGCTCTGCACCTCAGGCTTCGAGAGCAGAGACATTGTTAGCAGGCAGCTAAGAACCTGGCCTGCGAGGCCCATCACTCCTGCCATAAAACCATTCCCCTCCCTGATTATTAGGCCCAGATATCAATATAAACCCTGGAGACCAATAAATAGATCCCTATGGGCTAGGGTAGTGTCTGGCTATCAGCTTAGCCTCTTTGTTAGGAGAACAACCACCAAACGCCAGGCTGCTTGCTCACAACTCCAGGTGAGAGCAAATCGGTTTGTTCTTTCAAGTCAGATATACCTCTTCCCTCCCACGGGCCCAGGCACAGGCAATAAAATGCAGCTCTTCAGATTAAATCAGAATCCTTGAGGGAGATTCCCACCGGTTTGTGATCAaagagccccacccctgcccggtGCCCTGTGATCCCTGCAGGGAATCAGGACTTGATTTTatgcacccaaatatataaaggcCCCACGTTTCCAGAAGGAATGCCTAGTTATCTTTGATAAAGAACACAATCTCACCAACTTGTCTCTAAGAATTGTCCAGTCATCCCTTCTCCATTCCTTTGCTTCATGTAATTTTGACTCAGAGAAACCTACATGGTATTGTGTAGATGGTACTGGGTTATGACTCCAGAGGCCAGCTTCTACTTCTGCTTGTTGTTACCTAGCTGGATGACTTTAAGTAAGATCTGAGCCTCAGGGAGCTGATCTGTTCTGTCAGGGGCATGAGCTGGATAAGCTTGCATGTTCCTTCCAGTTACAACACCCTAGGATTCTCCCCTGCCTTTCTATGAGGGACTCTCCACCCAGCCAGACGCGATACCTTGTGTGATTTCTTCTTGACTGTAGGCTCTGTTCTCCACACCATAGCTCTGCTTCATGAATTGAGGTTTACAAAAAGCATCCTCAACGGGGTAATCCATGGGGTTCTGTTGCTTCGTGAGCAGCTGAAACTCAGGTACAACATAAATCAACAGGAAAACCCAGCCATTGGCCACCAAGGCAGAGCTGAGGATGGTATCATCCCACTCGGGGCCAGGGGTAGGGGTGACCAAGAGCAAGGTGATCCACGCCACCCAGATGGCAATAGAGAGGAGCGTGGTGAGGTAGATGTGGGCCCCATGTCTCTTCCAGCCAGTGAAGGGTCCACAGAAGGTGAAGCAGGATATGAGGAAGGTCAGCGCCATCAAGAAGAGGACGAAGATGAGCAGCATGACAAAGTCCTCATTGCGCCGAGGAGGAGAAAGCTCAGTGAAGATGGCAGCATTGGTCCTGTTCATGGTGAGGACGACAAACTCAATAGCGATGATGTCCTGCACCAGGCTGATGCCCACGGCCAGGCCCAGCATCACCAGCATGGACAGCGGCTTCCACCCGCGCACCAGCTTCATCAAGTTGACAGCATgagccaggaggcaggagaagcagagggagaagaggacgCCAAAGAGGAAGAAGCGCGTGGGCCCCGTGCTGCTATCCAGTGTGATGATGAAGGCGAAGGTGAGGCCGAAGATCCCCAGCACacccaggaggaagagaaactggACCGGGAGCACCTTTCGCCTGTTGGTGTCCTGCACCTTGCAGACGAGGACCAGGAGAGCTAGCATGAAGGCCACCGAGGTCACGGCCCCGACTGCGGCCACGGCTTCCAGGACGATGCCCCAAACTCCATCTAAGTCACAAAGTCTGTAGTACCTGGCGTCCAGGTTCTGGCGGCAACCATCAGGGGCTTTGGCCATTGTGATCCTGCAGAGAAGCAAATTGGGGACAGGGGATGAGTGTCCTGGCAAACTCAGGCACAGAGGACcgagaaagatcaagaaaaaattTTGTACGTTCAGCCACTGTTTTGCCCGTGAACTTACTACATTAGATAAAGCTGCTAACTTTTCTGCACCTGTTGTGGCAGATCCTAAAGGCTGATGAAAGGAAGGAACAAATCATCCTTCCTTTCCTACacttgaatatatttaatattcaccCTGAAGCTAGAGGACTGCGTGCTCTGTGGAGGGGTTTCAGAGAGTCAGTTCAAAATACATGTCACAAATAATTTCCAGCCTTCCTGATATTTTGGGCTACTGCCTTCTTAGGAATTAGTGCACACGGAAATACCTGTTTCAGACACTATGTATGAGTTGCCTTTCTTTGAAGGACAAAAGGAGGTATCTGAGCTGTAGATTTCTCTACAGAGACCAAACATTCATTTTCAGCAGCTGGATTCTCTTCTTCAGCTCTGCTATCACAAATTGGAAgggttttattttcctcctcaGGGTTTGTAAGGCTGGCTCTACCAATTCTAAAAAGTAATTAGGGAGTCTTCCCTGTCATAATGAGCTTTCAATTAGACATGCAGTATAGCATATACCTTCATATATGAGTATTATGTGTATTAGAATATTATATTAGTGCAATGTTagaataaaataagttaaatagtATAAATAACTTAGCCCTGACTGGCAAGGCTCAGTGCgctgggcatcattccacaaagcaagaggtcaccagctcaatttctggtcagggcacgcgGCCAggtcgcgggccaggtcccaggttgggggacACGCCAGAGGCGACCAGTgggtgtttctcttgcatatcaacgtttctctccctctattcctccttcccttcccctctctctaaaaataaataaataaaatcttaaatatatataaataacaaataatttataGCTTAAATCTATCTTCCTAACTTTTTTATGAAATTAGCCCTCCAAGCTTACCTTTGTATTACatagtcattcattcaaccaatatttactgaacaccacTCTGTGCCAATCACTACTCTAGACACTCAATGGGAAAGGGACAAACAGACATATTCTCTGCCATAGTAGAAGAGACAGACACATAATCTGCCACCACTGCCTCAGTCTTCTCTTGGTCTTCCCTCACCGTGGGTCTGTCACCTGCAATGTACCCCATGGGAATTACCGCATGCAGAGCACAGAGCAAAGCACGGGTTAGGTTCCACCTCTCCAGGGCAGAGAATGAGAGccaggagggaaaagaaaggcagccctggctggtgtggctcagtggattgagcaccagcctgagagacgaaaggttgctggttcgattcccagccagggtacatggttgggttgtgggccaggtccctagttgggggcatgagagaggcaaccaattgctgtatttcttctctccctctctttctccctcccttctcctctctctaaaaataaatcaataaaatctttacttttaaaaaaaggcaaatgagCTTCAGATACAGGCAACCCCTGAAATGCAAGTACCCAGAGTCTGATATGCTTTGCCTACAAGTGTCCACTCCGGGGTGCTATGGGAAAGGGAGGTGTGGAGGGTGCTCCCTCGGCTATGCCTGGTCACGGAAGACGAAGAACCTGTCCAATTCAAGGGCAGCACAAACAAGGGGAGGGAcccaggcaggccctgggccTTTCATCTTCACTCACCTTCACCTCTCCACTTCGCTCCCTCCCAAATTAATTATGAGGGTGGTGTTTGGCTGGAAAGGAAGTTCTCTGACcatccctgcccttcccactgctccttccccacccctcaaagTAGAGCTGTTTGTTGACAAGTAGTTGTTATCATAATTACCTGATAATTATGAAGGAATTTGAACTTGATGACTATGAATCTTGACAGAGACTAATGAGTTCTGGGGCTGGACAGAAGGACAGTAAGGCAGAGGCCTCCTACCCCCAACCTGGACCTCTAGGCCCCTCAGTTTGTGCACAGCTGTGCAGGAGGGGGTTGTGTCTTGGGGCCTCCTGACACCTACAGACCAGGGTCCGACAAGAGCCATGGGCAGTGGGTGTGGAGAGGGAGGAAACCgatttcccccaaattcatctCCACCTCACACCCCAATCATGCAGGGAGGAGAAACAGTCCCTGAACTGCCTTTAAAACAATAgggttttttattctttaatgttACAGTTTTGATTgtagacattttcaaacatactCAACAATAAATTTGGATGAGTCACTGGAGGCCCCTGAGTCATCATGTAGTTTCAGAAATTATCAATAAGCACCAATCTTGTTTCATTAACGTtatccccaccccattccctagattatttttaaacaaatcccagacatcagatcattttatccataaatacacacacacacacacacacacacgacaaaCACTCCTTTATAACTTAGCCACTCTTAAAAAACTAACAATAACCTTTGAATATCAAATACCCAGTTGGGGTTTATATTTCCCAATTCTCtcataaatgtctttttaaaaatttctagtaaatatttcttctagaaaaattaatattttctcgTAAATATTTATTCCTAATTCTCTCATTAATGTCTTTTTTGAAAtttctagtaaatatttttttacctgAGTGACTAATTTTTGGAACTAATTATCCTTCTTAACCAACCTCCGttagcccccccaccccctcccccagcatgaCAGGGATGTCACAACAGGTCTAAAATGTCCCAAGTGCTTTCGCTTTAGTCAGAGGAAACTAAAACTCACCAGGATCATTAGCAAGCAGGTCTGCACTGAGAAGCTACTATGTTGCCCCGAGAATGGCCCAGATGAGGAAAAACACAAGGGAGGCGGCTGGGAGCAGACAGGGTTTGGGGAGGGAGAAGCAAGCAATCCGCATTGGGGAATATAAACTGCCAGGAGCTAAAGACATAGCCTTGGAGAAGAACGTAAGGGctggagcaagaaaaagaaaatgtagtgaGTCTAGAAGTTATGTGGACATTGTCTATAACCAAACTCAAGGGCAGAGAGACCTCAAGTCCAACCAAGAATGGACTCACTCCGACAAAGACCAAATGGGCTCAGAGAGAAACCAATTACTCTTGGGCTGCTCCGAAGGGGAGGGAGGGTCTCATGACTCATTCACACTGAGTTCAGGCCCAGTTTTACGCCCTTTACTCATTTAACCCACGCAACCAGCTTATGAGATGGCTCATAGGGGTATTACCCCTGTCCTGCCAGTGCAGCGACTGACGCGCAAGTGAGCTGACtcaccaaagtcacacagctggtaagtgcaACGGCCAGGATGCAAACCCGAATTCTAACCTCAACGTTACACATGTTAACACAACGCCATACAGCCCCTTGTCTGGTAAGAACTTCAAAGCCAGGAGGGACCCGCCAGTTAGGATGGGGTGACGGCATCAGTGCTCAGGTGCTGCTTTAGGCTTTGAGCCTGGGGTAAACCACTAAGAGCTCAGCCTACCCTCGTGAGTTGCCCCAGCTCTTCAGAGTTACGCATACCCTCAAAGCGGGACACAGTGAAGAAATGACCGTTTGCACGCCGGCTGTGTGTGCTCTActggagtgggcagggcaggaagggaggtCCTGCAAGAGAGGACGagaaggtggggaggaggcatCCCGGGGTCTCCTCATCGGTGAACCCAAGGCGGTGGTGCCAAAAGCCAAGTTAAGATCTTACCACGGCGTTGGGAAGTGGCCGAAGAAACCTCTACCCCACACTAACAAACCCATCACCCACATCCAACACTTCCACCTCTTCAATGTCTCTTGACTGTGTCGCCCACCATTGTCTCCACCTGGACCACCTCTGTCCACAGGCCTGCCATCCCTGAGCCCCTCTCTCTGCAGCCATGGAAAGAGCCATAAACCGGCACAGCCAGGGTAAAGCTCTGTGTCCTCagtccctgcctgcctctctggccTCGTGGCTTGTCACCACACCCTCCTCTGAGTCACCAGTAGGCAAACTTCTCGTCCCTACTCCAAAGGGGCCCCAGCATCTCACTGCAAGCATGCTGTCCCATCTGTGTGGAACATTCTCCCTGCTCCTCCACCTCCTTCATTTGACTTAGAGCTGCCTTCTTGCAGGACACCTTCCTTGAGGCCCCACTCTAGTGAGACACACGTCCTTTGAGTTCCCAGGGGGCGTCCGAGTTTCCCAGCACAGCACTTGTCACGCAGCCCTGCTATGCCGGAGGAGAATTCTGCATCACCCTCTCGACATAAAGGTTCTGTGGAGGAGGATATTAAATGTATCTCCCAGCCTCCGGCCAACGCCTGACTTGTAAGTGCCCAGCCAGGAAGGTGAGAAGTGGAGTCGGAGTCAGAGGGGCAGCGGGGGTGTGGGCTGCACCTCACATTCCCTGTCAGCTGCCCTTGATCTAACCCCCACCATTTGCTCCCACCCTCCTTCTCTAGCAGGCTGTCTAGAATCACACTTTGGGTCCGAAGTTAGGGGCTCTGGGCCACATCTGAAACCCTGCTCCTATATAAGTGACTCCAGGTGTCGCCTAGGAGACCATAAATCTGAGGCTTTCCCAGCAAGCAGAGAGGAATTTATTGGAATGCAGTCATACGCTCCCACCCAATTTCCTGATGACTAAACCCTGCACCTCGGAGGAAGGCGGTGAAGTTTTAGTGGCCTGGGAAATGAGAAAAGGACTTTGAGTCATAAGAGTGAGACCCCCTTTTCACTTACTACAGAGGCTAACTGAGCTAACCACCTGCTGTCCAATAATTCCAACGGCACCCCCACCTGAGACCCTGAGATCACTTGGCACTGCCTCAACCCTCCTAGAATGAGTCAGGGCATTGACGGAaaggttaaggaaaaaaaagaaagaaagacgagggtggggagagaacaaccagaggaagaggtgggggaggagggaaagcaggcaggggagggagagaaggaagaaaagaagagaggcagggaggaagggaggaagtcaCTTACTGAGCTCAGTTCCAAATCCTCCCTTTACTGTGCCCCCTTAGGAAGAAGGGTTccagctgccccacacacagtcTCCTGGAACCTCCATCCTCTCCGTAAAATGAGGACAGGGTGCTGAGCTAGGTGGTCTGAGCTCACGTCCAGTTCCACTGTTCATCCCTCTGGGGAGCTCCTTGTAGACAATTTCTAaacccctttctccctccccctcatcCTCCTTCCCGCCCCACGTCCTGTCATTAAAAGAATATGCACCGCAAACTCCTAACCCGGTACCAACGCAAGGCCGGGGGTGAGGCTGAGGGCTCTGCGTGCAGGCCAAAGAGAACGTCCACCTGCAGGACAAAGCCACAGGGTTCTGGAGCAATCCTGACCCTACCTGTGACCTTGACCCATATATGGCATTGACTGGAATCCAAGGACAAATGTGAGCATTGGATGGGTCTCTGCAGCCCTCCCCTGGAGCATCTGAGCATGAATTACCTGGGAACCCATGCTCCCAATAGCTGATCCGATCTTCCTCCTTAGGAGACTTACCTATTTCTCTCACCTGCCATCTAAAAAGGGAGAGGACAAAcctccctcttaggactgcctggGCAATGGCACCAAACAGCAGGTGTTTGTGAAAGCTGAGCCTTCACACCGTCCTAGCCAGGCAAACTTTCTAGAATTTTAGTTTCCTCTCTGCCCTTGAATTGCCACATTCAATCAATATTAATGACAATAGTCACAACATAACtatgaataaaaagaatgacGATACTGCCACACACTGAATCCTCTGGTGAGCCAGGCCCAATGCTCAGTGTCCATATTTTTATACGCACTCTCtcctttacatatttttgtaCCTGTTACCTCATCTGAGATTCCTGCAACTCGTTTTATAGGTGAGAAGACTGCATCTTAGACGGAGTTACATATCCCATGCCATACAGTTAGAAGAATATCCCTTTACGAGTTTAATCATAAATTAATCTGTCATTTCATCTCTAAATCACTGTAATGATCTCAGAAGTTTTTCTTCCCATCTCCAGCCTCTCTCCATTAAATCATCTCCAAGAAGTCTCCAAAGCAAATAATCCCGCATTCAGTCAATCTCTCTGTCAATCAACAAACATTGAAGTGCCTACTTAGTGTCAGGTGCTATGCTAAGTGGGCAAGTCACTCAGATCACAAGTGTGGCTGCTGCCCTTGGAAGGACCAATAGTCCCACAGACGCACAAGTAAGGAGTGTGCAGGGAATGCTGAGGGCACATGGAAAACAGCAGCCCAATCCACCTAAGAGGGGGAGCGTGTTAGCAAAGAAACCAGGGAGATGAGGCACGAATGATGGGCAGGAAATGGTGAGAGACTTTTAGGAAGGTAGCAGAGACAGGGCTTGGGGAATGAAGGTGTTTAGGTTAACTCCCAGATTTCTAGCTTAGGCAACTGAATGGAGCTTAGAAATACAGGCTTAAGAGGGCAGGTGCCGAGCTCAGCTTTGTTGACTCTAAGGTGACTGTGGGTCATGCAATTGGAGGGATCCGAGAAGAACAAATGCTAGGTTCTCAGAGTTTACTCTGGGCCATGCGCGGTTCCATTTAATCCCCACACGACCCTATCATTATGTCCCCTtcttacagttgaggaaactgaggcacagaagaattaaatcacttgcccaagatcacatggcTCTGAGAAGCCAGGCTTCCAGACACCAGGTGGAGCTGACCCCTCTGCACCGGGACACAGGGATCTGGGCTCAGGAGAGGTTTGTTCTGTACACACAGAGTGGGCCCAGAGGAGGCACCAGAAGTCGTGACAGGAGGCCGGTCACACAGGGGCCACATACAGTGACCAAGGGCAGGGGACAGGACCATGGGAACACTGTCTCATCGAAGCAGGAGCCAGCAAACGATGTTAAAAAGAAACTACTGGGggctaagaaaagaaataagcccAGAAGGAGGTGGTTTCCCAGAAGGAGTTTCCCAAAAAGGAGTGGTCAGTGGAGTCAGGCACTTCACAGAGAGCAAAGAGATGCCTGGGAAGGGATCTCAAATTTAGCAGTTAAAAAGCACACCAGCTCTTTTTGTCTGTTATAACAGAGTTAGCCTCAATTGAGCTTCAAGGCTTTTTTCCAACAGGTCCTCCCACCCATCTCCTCCTGCCTTCCTAGCTCCTCTGTCCACCTCTATGCAAGGTAAGTAAATCTTCCAagagtatttttttctgtctggtaGGGAATTGGGGATCATCTAAGACCTTCTCAGATAAAGTAACCCTCTTTGCCTCGGGGCACACACTATTTTCCTAGCCAGAAAGACCGTAGCCCTCCTATTCACAATCCATTTACCATATTCCTTCAAAACGTATCCCAAATCTTGCAGGTTTTTAAAACTATTCATCCcatctcattttaaatttgtagttctcttcacagttttttttaatcctcacctgaggatatgtttattaatttgagagagagagaaatatatcgatgtgaaagagaaacgtcattcagctgcctcctgtatgcttcctgaccagggatcgaacccacaaccttttggtgtatgggatgatgctcaaccaactgagccacccagccaggactcttCATAATTTTTACAATTAACTGCTTCTTGGCACTCAAGATTTCCCAcatatatatgttacatattatACTTTAACATCAGTGTTGACTCACCTATCAGTAACAATTTATGTAAGGATGAAGTAAATAAAGCAAATCTGTTTTTGGTACCCCCTCACTACATGCTCTGCACGGTAGTTGCTGAGCAAATGTTTTGGACTAAGACGGACCGCTGAATATTTACTCAAAGCAAGTTATTTATTAGCAAGTGTGAGTAACTGGGAGGAAGAATTTTTGAAGATGAATATGTGCTGATCCTCATATTTTTATCTAGGCTGAATTCTGAGACAAGGGTGGAGTCCCACAGAAATTTCTCTGCCCTGGATGAAGGATTAGTTATAATTGGAAAGTGTCTCCAGGGAAATCCCAGATGTCCTGTTTCGAGAGGCCGTCCGTATTCTGATGACATGAAAGTGACGCATCATGGCAACAGCCTATGAATAACATCTGAAGAACACCGCTGAACTGAATTTCTATGCGGTACCCAAGAGAAAATAAACCATCATACCACCGTAGGCAGATTCCAACAGACAGGACAACCGTGTTAGCCTAATTTCTCCCCTTCCGAGCAGTTCCCTGGGGGTACTATCGCCTTTCTCTGGTCTAAACAAAGCCTGTGAACTTTAGATTCATGTAAAATAAATTACTggaatctaaatttaaaatactgaaaatcatttcaacaaagaaaaacttaagaTTTTGAGTGAAACGTTCAAGTCTCTTAGGGCAgagttttaataaatgaaatttctagaaaataggtAGGTGGATAAACTGAAGTCCTCTACCAATATACCATCTCAAAGCTCTCAAAGacaccttttaaatattttatttcagtacaTAATGGTAACACTCACGTTTGAGGCGACAAGCCCCAAGCTGAGTTTGTCATCTCTCCTTGCGAGCCTGCATGGGTAAGCCCTGAGGATGGTGCCACCGCACACTCAGTGGCCCAGGAGATGTAGAAGTACCATACAGACAACCCAGCATGGGAGAAGGTGGGGGAAGCAGAATGCACAGCCAAAAATTAGATGACAACAGCAAGCAACTGTtattacaataaatgtaaatggcaacttttttacttgaaaaaaagaCCAAATTAAACTGTACCATGCCTATTAGAATCTCACCTAAAACAACAGGATTCAAAAAAGTTGAAAgcaaaaggaaggataaaaagaaaatacaagcaaaaaaaaaaaagcaataataatagATAGATAGTGTTTATTTGGCAggtactatgtgtcaggcacaaAGTTAAATAGCTTGCTCAGGAcaagacaattaaaaacaaactgaggtATTAGTGCCACACAAAGTGTAGTCAAGGCTAAAAGGTATTATACTCAGATTAAAATAATCAGGACACTTCACACGGAGGACACAACCATCACGAACTTTTTGGACTGAATAACATAGCACCAAAACACATAAAGCAAAACTGCCTGGAAtacaagaagaaatcaaaagaaccACAGTTAGAGGAGGCTTTAATACTTTTTATCAGTCCTCAGCAggttaaatagaaaaaaagaagaagaatatggtatttatttatatatatatatatacatatatatatatatcctacaGATACTtcagtcaaaatattttctatctttacATCTTAGTAGCTCTCCATGATTAATCATGTAATTCAGATCCTCTATATCTGTGATCAGCAAACactttctgcaaagggccagataATAACTGGTTTAGGCTTTGCAAGCCACACATTTGTCGCTGAAGCAGCCACAGATAATGCATGGacaaatgagcatggctgtgtttcaataaaactttacttacaaaaagaGGCTGAGGGATGTGTTCGGCCCTGGACCTAGCTTACCGACCCCTGCTCTATAAGATTGCTTCTGTGGAAGTGGTCTTGGAACATTTACCAAAAAACAGCATATTTTagaccacaaaaaaaaaaaatctgagatcCTAAAATAAGAAATGTACAGACTACATATTCTGAccacaaagcaataaaaataggaataaaagtagaaacaaacacaccAAGCTGCTCAGAATATCCGAGGCCCTGCAGGCAAAAACACTATTCAATTCATGGTTGTTAGAGGCCCTGCTGCACCGCACGTCTTTCCTGGCCATTTCCGCAGCTCAGTCTGGGGACGGTTAAACAGCAGTGCACCCGAGGCCCAAgtcacagaatgagaaaaaaatcacacaaattcTCCTTCACATCCCGTTACCTCCGATTCCCACTGGAGTGGAACACAAGGCTGGCGGACCCCGCTGAGGATGGCCGGGGCACCTGTGCGGGTACAGAGGGGCTAGATTCTCAGCCGGGGAAGGAGCTGGGGGCCTGCGCAGGACCCCTTAGGAGGAACCCCAGGCGCACGCTCTTGCGTAGAGTCAGGAGGAGAAATCAGCCTTCCTGACTCAAGGTGAGAGCACTTTCCAGGAATGTTCTGGTCGTTCTCAGTTCTGCTCATTCCCATTTGCCCTTGGAGCACACGCCTCTCTGGAGGAGGCTTACAGTCTCCCAAgtaacacctctctctctctctggacccTTCCTCCCCCTCATTCCTTCCCTCTCCTAGGGGCGGCCAGCGCACCGCGCTGGAGACAGAGGGCTCTGGCTCCAGCCTCACCCCTccagggccccaggccactgcaTCTGAAGTGGTTCGAGTATTCCCCTTAAGGAATAAGCCCACAGCAGTAGGTGGTTCAGCTGAGCCTTTCAGCAGGTGTGGCATTTACAAACTCTCTCAGGAGAAAACCAGCCTGGAAAGAAGTCAGGAATGAAAAGTCCTTCAAATTCCTTGAATCTGAGCAAAGCAGATTTCCCCTGCGGGCTCGCTCTTCCTTCCCCGCCCGGGTGTTGCAGGGGCCTTCTCCGCCAGCCTCGGGGCCATTCCCGAGTCCGATTAGAGGCTGCAGGAG
This DNA window, taken from Desmodus rotundus isolate HL8 chromosome 3, HLdesRot8A.1, whole genome shotgun sequence, encodes the following:
- the GPRC5A gene encoding retinoic acid-induced protein 3 isoform X2 produces the protein MAKAPDGCRQNLDARYYRLCDLDGVWGIVLEAVAAVGAVTSVAFMLALLVLVCKVQDTNRRKVLPVQFLFLLGVLGIFGLTFAFIITLDSSTGPTRFFLFGVLFSLCFSCLLAHAVNLMKLVRGWKPLSMLVMLGLAVGISLVQDIIAIEFVVLTMNRTNAAIFTELSPPRRNEDFVMLLIFVLFLMALTFLISCFTFCGPFTGWKRHGAHIYLTTLLSIAIWVAWITLLLVTPTPGPEWDDTILSSALVANGWVFLLIYVVPEFQLLTKQQNPMDYPVEDAFCKPQFMKQSYGVENRAYSQEEITQESGLPKGFLHPTGPDSGQPLQ
- the GPRC5A gene encoding retinoic acid-induced protein 3 isoform X1, with protein sequence MAKAPDGCRQNLDARYYRLCDLDGVWGIVLEAVAAVGAVTSVAFMLALLVLVCKVQDTNRRKVLPVQFLFLLGVLGIFGLTFAFIITLDSSTGPTRFFLFGVLFSLCFSCLLAHAVNLMKLVRGWKPLSMLVMLGLAVGISLVQDIIAIEFVVLTMNRTNAAIFTELSPPRRNEDFVMLLIFVLFLMALTFLISCFTFCGPFTGWKRHGAHIYLTTLLSIAIWVAWITLLLVTPTPGPEWDDTILSSALVANGWVFLLIYVVPEFQLLTKQQNPMDYPVEDAFCKPQFMKQSYGVENRAYSQEEITQGFEEIGDTVYAPYTTHFQLQNRASQKDFSIPRAQTRVSPYNDYEGRKSGS